Genomic window (Phycisphaerae bacterium):
CGCCGCGGTGATCGAGGCCGGCAGCGCCGACGCGTCCTCGGCCGCGATGACGGGCTCCAGCGGCGGTGCCGGCGGCCACTCGTTCTGGGCCGCGACCGGCACGGCTCCGGCCCTCGCGGCCACAAGCACGGCGACAATACCCAGACCCCGCGCGAGCCCGCGCGCCGACCATGGTGCGGTTTTTAGCGTTGTCATGGCGGGTAGTGTAATCCCGGCCATCCGGCCTGCAACACCGCTCCGGGCGAAGCGCACCCGCCGCATTCCGTTGCTGAGTCAACCGCCCGTAGCCGACCCGCGACTGCGCAGCCGCTCGAGCGCCTGCGGCAGCATGTCGAGCAGATAGTCACAGCCTTCGCGAAAGGCCGTCACGTACTCGCGATCGCGGCGCAAGCGCCGGCGGGCCGTCGTCGGCGTTTCCGGCACGCCGTCACGGATCGCGCGGTCCGCATGCAGGCGCCGCAGCTCCGCCTTCTGGGCCACCTGGCTGACCATGTTGTAGGTTCGCCCGTGCCGCTGCATTTTCGTCCGCAATTCATCCATCCGCAGCACGCGCCGGTTGAACGCGTCGCGCCGGTCCAGCAAACCGGTCAACTCGTCCAGCAGCGCGATCGTCTCGGTCGCCGTCTGCCGAATCTCGCGCAGCTCCGCCAGCCGCTGCTCCAGCGCCGCACACGCGGCCTGCAGCGCGGCCGTCGCCGACGGGGTCGGCGGGCTGGCCAGCAGGTCCGCCGGCAGCGGGCGCGTGCAGAACTGCCTGGCCGCGGCCCGCAGCGTCATAACCTCCGTCCCCTCCAGCCGCATCCCGCCCTCGCAGGCATGGATGATGCGCGTCTTTGTCGCCAGAAACTCCGCCTGGAACTGCTCGGCGTAGGTGCGCATCTGCTCGTCGGTGTAGGCGTCGCGCCCGTGCACATCCTTCACGACCGTCAGCACGCCGCGCGACCGCACGATCCGCTCCCATTGCTTCATCTCGATGGTCTGAAAGCGGCTGAGCTCCGGGCGCCAGATCCGCTCGATCGGCATCCCGGGCGGGTAGTAGAGCCCCTCGCTGAACGAGAGATCCTGGCCGACGAGAATCACCGGATCGCAGCCGAGGTGCTCGGCGAGATAGAAGGCGAGGTGTGCCACCGTGCTGCCCGCGCGCAGCCCCGCCCGCCGCGGTGCCGCCTCGCGCAGAATGTCGTCCAGGAATTGCGAATGCAGCACGTGCATCCGTCCGCGAAAGGCGTCCAGCACGTGCCAGGACACTTTCGGCTCGGCGACGAGGACCGTGTCGCCGAAGTCCGGCACGCCGCGGAAGAACTCCGCCGAGAGCTCGTGGTAATCGAGGCTGGTGACGAAGTGCGGCTGCACGCCGCGCGCCAGCAGCGTCTTCAGCACGGTCTGAACGGCAATGATGACCGCGTGGTCGCGCAGGCCCGCGAGCTGATCGATGTTGCGCGCCAGGGACGGGCCGGCTGCAACCAGGATGGCGGGGTAGCCCGCCGCGCGGCCCGCGAGCACTTCCACGCTCGGATGCACCAGGTACGCCGGCAGGTTGAACGCCGCGTTCCGGCACGTCGTCCGCGCGTTGCGCACGACGGAGACCATCTGCAGGCGCGCGAAGCCGGCGAAGTCGCGCATCAGCCGGCTGATCTCGGTGTGAAACCGCGTGTGATAGCGGTGCATGTGGGCCGGATTGATGAAATGCAGACCGAGCATGAGCGGCGTCATGATCGGCCGCAGTCGCTCGTGCACGGCGGATTTGTCGGCGGACGTGAGGAACGTCAGGCGGCGCTCCCGCAGCGGGACGGTTAGGTCGGTCACACACAAGGCGGCCTTGATGAGGGCTACGTCGTCCTCGGCGATGATCAGCAGCGCCTGCGTAAAGCGGCGCTCGATCTCGGCGACGTGATATCCCAGGCCGAGGCCACCCACCAGAAAGCAAAGGTGCTCGAGATCCTCCTCCGGCCTGTCGTCGCCCCCCGCCGCGTCCGCGCCGCGCTGCGTCTGGGCCTGCACCAGCGCCCGAGCCTCGTCCACGGGGTGGTAGCGGCTGTGGGCGTAGATGGGCCGGCCGTCATCCGCGGCCAACCGCACGGTGACGTGGCCGTCCCGCGTCGGCTCCAGCGGCGGTAGCGCGGCGAACGGCAGAGCGTCGACGCGTCCCGCCAGCTCGGGATCGGTCGCGTACAGTTCCGCCAGGTTGGCGAGGTAACGGCGTAGAGAGGGTGCTGAGACGTCGCAGGACGGGGCGGCAGGCTCCATGAGGGCAGTTTCGGCCCAGGAGCGCCGGCTTGTCAACGAGCGGCGGCCGTGTGTCCGGAAGACATGGTTTTCAGCGCTGGCGAACCGCCGGCGCGCACCCGATCACGGTCGCGCTCCCCGTGGCCGGGCCGACGTCAGGCTGGGTACGAGGGACGGCGCGTTTTTTTCGTCGGAAGCGCTCAAGAATTCGCACGCGCGCGGCCGATCGTGGAGGGCGTGGAGCTGCGCTGGCCATGGATGGCCCGCCGGGCAGCGGTTCGCTGCACCGGCACTCGTGAGAGAACCCAGTTCGCCCCACGCACAACGAGAGGCATCCCAGAGGAGCGCCCGCATGTTCAAAGAGGCTGTCGCGAGCACGGTTACGGTTCCGAGTCCCGCCGTAGTCCTAAAGTCCTCGGCCTTGCCGCTGGACACTGTCTGCTCGCCGGGCGCCTATGTCTGCAACTGGAGCGGGCACCTGTTACGCGTGCCATCGGGCAGCTTGGCGACCACCGGCACACTGGCACTCAACATCGTGGGCGGCGAGCCGCTCACCGTGACGAAGATCAGCGACGACCCTGATCTCCCCCTGCCCCAGGCGCGCGGCCTGGCGTGGCGCCTCGGCTTGAGCGTCGGCTTCTGAGTCCACGTCTTCCGACAGGCATCCGACAACCGTGAGCGCCAGCCGGGCCGTACCGGCACCGCAGCGTGCGCGCTCCGCGTTGCGGTTACGTGCGCCGCGCGGCAAAAAACTGACGGGCGAACGCGCACCAACGGAATCCGACAAGTGTTGTGATTTGACTTTCGCGCGCGCGTGTGGAAGACTCCTTATGCGCGTGGCGGGCCATAGCTTTGTGGGTCAACGTGGTCCGCGCAACCACGCCCAAGCGGGCCAAGAGTCGCCAGGAGGGGAAGAAAGCGCGTCCTTGGGCGCCAAGTGCCGGCGACTCGTTCGTCAACCCGGAGAATCACCGTCCGCGGCTGCAGCATGGACGCCATTCTCCGGATCGCGCGCACCACTGGCTCCGAGCGTCGTATGCCTTCTGGAAGAGCTTCGGACCAGCTGGGGCCCGCCACTCGCGCTTGATCCGGCCCGCGGAGCGCGGCTGGCCTCGCCCAGCGACGGGGAAACGGAGGTCACGGATGATGCTTGGCGTAACCGAACACACGCAGGCTGGCTGGATCGGACTCGTGCCGCCGGGGGTCAGCATTCCATTCGACTCGATTCGGGCCCCGGGCACGTACGTCTGCAACTGGAACGGCCATCTGCTGCGCGTGCCGGAGTCCGCGCTGGTGCCCGACGGAGTCATCAACCTCGTCGGCCCCGAGCCGTTGTTCGTCACAAAGATCAGCGATGACCCGGCGGTGCCACTCGGGCGCGCCAGGCAGGTGGCAACGGATATGCAGCTCGCCGTCAGCTTTTAGGAAGTCACGGACGGCGTGCGGCGGGGGCGCGGCACCGGATTCCGCATCTTCTCGCGCGGCGATCGGGCATCTGGCCCGGCTGCCGCGTTTGACTGGCGGGGCTACGGGCGTGTGCGCGGTGTGCAAATAACGGCGGCCCGGCGTCTCGCTGGAGACGCCGGGCCGTATAAGCCGGCGATCACCTACTCTTGCCCGATCAGGACTACCATCGGCCGG
Coding sequences:
- a CDS encoding motility associated factor glycosyltransferase family protein — encoded protein: MEPAAPSCDVSAPSLRRYLANLAELYATDPELAGRVDALPFAALPPLEPTRDGHVTVRLAADDGRPIYAHSRYHPVDEARALVQAQTQRGADAAGGDDRPEEDLEHLCFLVGGLGLGYHVAEIERRFTQALLIIAEDDVALIKAALCVTDLTVPLRERRLTFLTSADKSAVHERLRPIMTPLMLGLHFINPAHMHRYHTRFHTEISRLMRDFAGFARLQMVSVVRNARTTCRNAAFNLPAYLVHPSVEVLAGRAAGYPAILVAAGPSLARNIDQLAGLRDHAVIIAVQTVLKTLLARGVQPHFVTSLDYHELSAEFFRGVPDFGDTVLVAEPKVSWHVLDAFRGRMHVLHSQFLDDILREAAPRRAGLRAGSTVAHLAFYLAEHLGCDPVILVGQDLSFSEGLYYPPGMPIERIWRPELSRFQTIEMKQWERIVRSRGVLTVVKDVHGRDAYTDEQMRTYAEQFQAEFLATKTRIIHACEGGMRLEGTEVMTLRAAARQFCTRPLPADLLASPPTPSATAALQAACAALEQRLAELREIRQTATETIALLDELTGLLDRRDAFNRRVLRMDELRTKMQRHGRTYNMVSQVAQKAELRRLHADRAIRDGVPETPTTARRRLRRDREYVTAFREGCDYLLDMLPQALERLRSRGSATGG